The Streptococcus viridans genome contains the following window.
ACTATGATGAAGCCTTGGATCAGCTGGCCCAAGAGGTAAAAGAGCAACTCTTTGAACTGGAATCTTTCTTTACCTTCCACCTGGCCAATGAAGGTCAAGCCTTTGCAGGGGCCAAGTACCAAGAGAATGTCACCGCTATTCAAGACTTAATCGCTAGTCTCAATGAGAAATCCAGCCAGGAAGCTATCTTTGAGGTCTTAGAGCGGGTGGTCTTGATCTCCCGTGCTAGCGGAGGACGAAGTCTGGCCATCACGACACGAAAAGAAGACCTGAAAGAGTTAGCTACGGCCTTCAATGACGAACGCAAAGAACGCATCGAAGCCTTGCGGGCAGCAGCTTCCCAGCACTACCAACTAACCTATCAGATTCGCTTCAAGGATGAACCCTTGCCTTTGCTGGTCTTGCTCAGGGACTTTGTCCAAGCTTTCTCTACTGCTTATTTAGAGCGCAAGAAGCAGGAAAATGCCTTTGAATTTGGCGACATCAGCCATTTTGCTATCCAGATCCTTGAAGAATTCCCCCATATCCGTAGTCTCTATCAAGAGCGCTACCACGAGGTCATGGTCGATGAGTACCAGGATACCAACCATACCCAAGAGCGGATGTTGGAACTCTTGTCCAATGGCCACAACCGCTTCATGGTGGGAGATATCAAACAGTCTATCTACCGTTTCCGTCAGGCAGATCCTCAGATTTTTAATGACAAGTTTAAGGCCTATCAAGAAGAAGGGGCTGATGGTAAGTTGATCCTGCTCAAGGAGAATTTTCGAAGCCACGTAGAAGTCTTGGAAGCGACCAACCATGTCTTTGAACGCCTCATGGACGAGGAAGTTGGGGAGATTCTTTATGACCAGAGCCACCGCTTGATTGCGGGCAATCCCGAGAAGAAAGAGCCGACGCCCGCCTATGAAACTGAGTTCCTGCTCTACGATGGCAGTCAGGATGTGGCTGAAGCAACTGAAGTAGCTGAAGAAGATGAACAAGAAGGGGATGGCCTATCCTCAGGTGAAGTCCTTTTGGTCATCAAGGAGATCATCCGCCTCCACAATGAAGAAGGGGTACCTTTCAAGGATATTACGCTTTTAACGGCGTCTCGGACTCGCAACGACAAGGTGCTTTCAGCCTTTGAAGCCTATCAGATTCCTATCGTTGCAGATGGAGGAGAGGAAAACTACCTCCAATCGGTTGAAGTCATGGTCCTTTTGGACACCCTCCGGACCATTAACAATCCCTTGCAGGACTATCCCTTGGTGGCCCTCCTGAAATCAGCCATGTTTGAGTTTGATGAGGACCAGTTGGCTCGTTTAGCCTTACAGGGAGTTGAAGGCAAGAAGGCAGAGAATCTCTATGAGAAACTGCAACACGCCCTAGACCAGACAGGGAGTGCTCCTCATTTGATCGATTCCAGCTTGAGAGAGAAGCTCACCCGCTTTATGGAGACACTAGATGCCTGGCGTGACTATGCTCAGACGCATTCTCTCTATGACCTGCTCTGGAAGATTTACCAGGATCGCCACTATTATGATTATGTGGGTGCCCTGCCAAATGGAGCCCAACGGCAGGCCAATCTCTATGCCTTGACCCTTCGGGCAAATGACTTTGAAAGCTCTAGTTTCAAAGGTTTGCCACGCTTCATCTCCATGATTGATAAGATTCTGGAAAACCAACACGACTTGGCCAATGTCGCCCAGGCAGTTCCTAAGGATGCTGTCCAGCTCATGACCATCCATAAGAGCAAGGGACTTGAGTTTCCTTATGTCTTTATCCTCAATACTGACAAAAAGTTTGTCGGCAAGGAACTTTCCACGAATGCTGTCATCAGTCGGAAAAATGGGGTCGGGATCAAGTATGTTGCGAATCTCCCCGTCGAGTCTGATCAAGAGGGACTTCCCGAGTCGGTACGCTTGGTCATTGAGACTCTGCCTTACCAGCGGAATGTCGAGGAAATTCGTCTAGCAGCCTTGTCGGAGCAGATGCGCCTCCTCTATGTCGCTATGACCCGGGCAGAGCGCAAGCTATACTTGGTCGGTAAGGGGCGGCAAGATAAGTTGGAAGAGAGAAAATGGGGAGCCAGTGTCAATGGACGCTTGAGCCCAGCTCTTCGCAAGGAGATCAATTGTTTCCAAGACTGGCTCTACGCTATTCAGGCCGTCTTTGCCCAGCAACATTTGGCCTATCAGACTCGCTTTGTGACTGACCAAGACTTGACGCCGGAGCAAATCGGTCACTTGGAGATGAAGACGTCCCTCCCAGTCGATGACCTCAAGGACAACCGCCAATCAGATGAGATCCGCCGAGCCTTAGATGTCTTAGAATCAGTGGACCGGCTCAACACCCAGTACCAAGCAGCCATCCAACTTCCGAGTGTGCGTACTCCGAGCCAAATTAAGAAATTCTATGAACCTATCCAAGATATCGACGGAGTGGACCTCATGGAAAAAGGGGATCTTGCCTTACCAAGCTTTGAGTTTCCAACCTTTGGAAAGGAAGAAGCTGTGACAGGGGCGGCAGTCGGTAGTGCCCTGCACGAACTGATGCAACGGATCCCATTGACGACGGTTCCAACCATGGAGAGCCTAGCAATGGTCCTCCAAGAGGTCAATGCCAGTCCGGCTGTCAAGAAGCGGATCGACCTCAAGAAGGTCTTGGCCTTCTTCCAGACCGACTTGGGCCAACTCTTGCTGAAAGAGTCCGACAAGGTCCATCGTGAAGCGCCCTTTGCCATGCTCAAGACGGATCCAGCTAGTGGCCAGGACTTTGTGGTCCGGGGTATCTTAGACGGCTACCTACTGTTGGAAGATCGGATCCTTCTCTTTGACTACAAGACAGACCGTTACCGGAACCCTCAAGAATTGCTGGATCGCTACCAAGCCCAACTGGAACTCTACGCAGAAGCCCTCCGCCGCTCATATGCTGTGGACCAGGTTGAATCGTATTTGATCTTACTGGGTGGCGAGCAGTTGCAAGTCGTTTCTCTAGCAGATAGAAAGGACAACTCATGACCCCAATTGAACGAATCCAAGAGATGGAAGGCCATCTCAACGCCTACCAAGGCTTAATCGAGGAGCTTGAAGCATGTTTGCAACGAGTGGAAGCTGGCCAGTCTCGCTATATCGCCCTTCGCGATTACTACACTAGCCAGGTCTACATGGACGATGTCGAATTGTCCAATCAGCCAGACTTCCCTGAAGAGGTCTACTGTGGAGTCTTATCGGAAGATGCCGTCTACGATTTGTTGGACGAGCACTACCAAAAGGCGGTAGAGATGCTAGACCTTGCGACCAAGATGTTGAAAGAACGATAAGAGCACAAAAAAACTCCGGTTTTCCGGAGTTTTTAGATTAAAGATAAATTCTTCTGAAAAACTTTCCTTAGGTGAGTACGGACGTCAGCGAACTTCTACGAAGTTCCATGACTTAGTTTTGGACCTAAGGTTCCAAAACTCCCGTGTGCTAGAAACAATCGTGTTTCTAGCACTTTTCTCACAGCGGAAAGTTTTTGACTTGCTTAAAATCTTAAATAATAAATAACTTTTTTGAAAAAATTATCTAGCTAGTAATGTAAAAATAGTTTGTCTACATTCACAAAAAAAAACTCCGGTTTCCCGGAGTTTTTTCTTTTGATTAGTGTGATACACGACGACGTGCTGCTTTTTTGCGGTTTTCTTCGATGAAAGCTGCTTTTTGTTCTTCAGGCTCGATTACTTTTTTCTTGAATGTGTAAACTGCACCTGCTACAGCAGCAACTGTACCAGCAACACCAGTAACAAAACCTTTACCAAATCCTTTAGCCATGAGAATTTCTCCTTTTTAGAACTTTAAATTTTTATGTTATAATATATGGTAACGAAAAAATGCGATTTTTGCAAGGAAAAACGATGAAAAACAAGATAATTGTGATAGTGGGACCGACCGCTGTTGGGAAAACAGCCCTCGCTATCGAGGTGGCCCAGCGCTTTCAGGGGGAGGTCATCAGCGGAGATAGCCAGCAGGTCTACCGCACTCTAGATATTGGAACGGCCAAGGCTAGTCCAGAAGAGCAGGCAGCAGCTCCCCATCATCTGATCGATGTCCGCGAGGTGACAGAGACTTACTCAGCCTACGATTTTGTGACAGAAGCTAGCCAAGCCATTGAGGAGATTCAAGGACGGGGGCGCCTTCCTATTATTGCTGGAGGGACAGGCCTCTATGTCCAGAGTCTCTTAGAAGGCTATCACCTAGGAGGAGATGTCCCCCACCAGGATATCCTAGCCTATCGGGAGTCCTTGTCTCCTCTCACTGATGAAGAACTGTTTGACCGAGTAGCAAAAGAGGGAATTGAAATTCCTCAGATCAATCGCAGACGGGCTATGCGGGCCTTGGAAATCGCCCATTTCGGTCAAGATTTGGAAAATCAAGCTCCAGCCTATGAACCCTATATCATCTGTCTAGACGATGATCGCCAAGCCTTGTATGACCGCATCAATCGACGGGTGGATCTCATGGTCAAGCAGGGCTTGTTAGAAGAAGCCCAATGGCTCTATGACAACCATCCTGAGGTTCAGGCGGCTAAGGGGATTGGCTACAAGGAGCTCTTTCCTTATTTCAAGGGGGAGCAAAGTTTAGAAGAGGCTCTTGAACAGCTCAAGCAAAATACGCGCCGTTTTGCTAAGCGCCAGTTGACCTGGTTCCGCAATCGGATGACAGTTCATTTTTACCAGATTGGAGAAGAAGGCTTCAAGGAGCGGGTTCTTCAAGATATAGAAAGATTTTTAAATGATAGAAACTGAGAAAAAACAGGAGCGGGTCCTCATTGTCGGTGTCGAGCTCCAAGGCATGGAGAACTTTGACATGTCCATGGAAGAGTTGGCCAGTCTAGCCAAGACAGCCGGGGCAGAAGTCGTCGGCGTCTACACTCAAAAGAGGGAGAAGTACGACAGTAAGACCTTTGTCGGCTCTGGGAAGCTAGAAGAGATTGCCCAAATGGTCGATGCGGATGAGGTTTCGACCGTTGTCGTTAACAACCGTTTGACCCCTCGCCAGAATGTGAATTTAGAAGAAATTTTGGGTGTGAAGGTCATCGACCGGATGCAGCTGATTTTGGATATCTTTGCCATGCGGGCTCGGAGCCACGAAGGCAAGCTCCAGGTTCATCTAGCCCAGCTCAAGTACCTCTTGCCTCGTCTAGTGGGTCAAGGGATCATGCTCAGCCGTCAGGCCGGGGGGATTGGTTCCCGTGGACCGGGAGAAAGTCAGTTGGAGTTGAACCGCCGGAGTGTCCGCAATCAAATCACCGATATCGAGCGTCAACTCAAGGTGGTCGAGAAGAACCGTGAAGTGGTCCGGGAAAAACGCCTAGAATCCCCCATCTTTAAGATTGGCTTGATTGGCTATACCAATGCCGGCAAATCAACCATTATGAATGCCTTGACCAGTAAGACCCAATACGAGGCAGATGAACTCTTTGCGACCTTGGATGCCACCACCAAGAGCATCCATCTAACAGGCAATCTACAAGTAACTCTGACAGATACAGTTGGTTTTATTCAGGACTTGCCGACAGAGTTGGTGACCAGTTTTAAGTCGACTCTAGAAGAAAGTAAGAATGTGGATCTCTTGGTCCATGTCATCGATGCCTCTGATCCCAACCATGAAGAGCATGAAAAGACAGTTCTTCAGATTATGAAGGATTTGGAGATGCTGGAGATTCCACGCTTAACTCTCTACAATAAGGCTGATAAAGTCGCGGACTTTACTCCGACTCAGACACCTTATCGCCTGGTTTCGGCCAAGGATCCCGATAGTCGGACTAAACTGCAGGACATTCTACTTGAAAAGATGCAGGAGCTCTTCCATCCCTTTACGATTCAGGTTCCTTTTGATCAAGCCTACCGCATCCATGAATTGGAGACCATTGCCATCTTGGCTGAGCGTTCCTATGAGGAAACTGGTGAGGTCATAACAGGCTACATCGCCCCTAAAAATGCATGGAGACTAGAGGAGTTTTACCATCATGGATTATCTTAATATCGCCCTCAGCTATGGAGGCTATACCAGTCTCGACAAGGTCTATTTGGAGCGGATCTTAGAGGGATTGACAGAAGAGCAAAAGCTCCAGTTTATCACGCCACCGCCCAGTGTCATCAATGCCTACTTCGCTGAGCTTTACCAAAAGAAGAGCCCCGAAGCAGCAACAGACTACTTTGAACAAGTCACTGAGGCCTTTGATCTCTATCAGACCAGTCCTAGCTTTGAGGAGGACAAACCCTTTGTCCGTCTCAATCTGTCTGGCAAGGCCTATGGATTTTGCTACCGAGAAAAGGGGCTGGCTCAAGTCTTTGCCCAGCAAGCAGAAGCCATCAGCATGGACCTCTTGTTTGAGATTGCGCAAATCTTCCCTCACTACCTGGTCTATGAAGAGGAAGGCTTGATCTTGATGCGTCTGGTGAACGATCAAGAGGTGGTGGAGATCAAGGAATTGTCACCTCTATCTAATCTTGAAGAGTTAGCAGATGGCAGCATCCGCCTGACTGGCTACAACCAGGACGAATTGGCTCAATTAGCTAGGGCCTACCCAGGAAAAATCGCCGTTCGATCAAAAAATCGGACTGCTATGATCTATATAAGTTAGAAAGAATACAATGGAAATTCAATTTTTAGGAACGGGTGCGGGCCAGCCGTCCAAATCTCGTAATGTCTCAAGTCTAGCGCTCAAACTCTTGGATGAGATCAATGAAGTTTGGCTCTTTGACTGTGGGGAAGGGACGCAAAACCAAATCTTAGAAACCAGCATTCGTCCTCGAAAAGTCAGCAAGATTTTTATCACCCACTTACATGGGGACCATATCTTTGGCTTGCCAGGTTTCCTCTCTAGTCGTGCCTTTCAAGCCAATGAAGAGCAGACCGATCTAGAGATTTATGGACCGATTGGGATCAAATCCTTTGTCTTGACCAGTCTTCGGGTTTCTGGTTCCCGCCTGCCATACAAGATCCATTTTCATGAGTTCGATGAAGGTTCACTTGGGAAAATCATGGAGACCGATAAGTTCACGGTCTATGCCGAGGCCTTAGACCATACCATCTTCTGTGTGGGCTATCGCATCATGCAAAAAGACCTGGAAGGAACGTTGGATGCAGACAAGCTCAAGGCAGCAGGAGTGCCGTTTGGCCCGCTCTTTGGCCAGGTCAAAAATGGCCAAGATGTCACCCTAGAAGATGGCACCAAGATCATTGCGGCGGACTATATCTCAGCCCCTCGACCTGGTAAGGTCATCACTATCCTGGGAGATACACGTAAGACCAATGCTAGCGTCAGACTTGCCGTCAATGCAGATGTCCTCGTGCATGAGTCCACTTATGGCAAGGGCGATGAGAAGATTGCTCGGAAGCATGGACACTCGACCAATATACAGGCGTCAGAAGTAGCGCGTGAAGCAGGGGCCAAACGTCTTCTTCTCAACCATATCAGTGCCCGCTTCCTCTCCAAGGACGTCAGCCAATTGCGCAAGGATGCGTCCAGCATTTTTGAAAATGTTTATGTCGTCAAGGATTTAGAAGAAGTGGAGATCTAAGATGCGAACTATCATCATCACAGGAGCAAGCGGGGGACTAGCACAGGAAATGGTCAAGCTCCTCCCCGAGGACCGGCTCATTCTCCTAGGTAGAAATCAAGAAAAACTGGAAGACCTCTATGCTAGCCATCCTCAGGCCGAATGCATCGGGATCGATATCACAGATCCATCAGCTATCCAACAGCTAGTCGAAGAGCTCTATCAGCGCTATGGAAAGATCGATGTCTTGGTCAACAATGCTGGGTATGGGATCTTTGAAGAGTTTGATAGCATTTCTGACCAACAGGTGCGAGAGATGTTTGAGGTCAACACCTTTGCATTGATGCAGTTTTCACGTTTGGTAGGGGCGCACATGAAGGTAGCTGGCAAGGGGCACATTGTCAATATCGTCAGCATGGCGGGTCTCGTCGCAACTGCCAAATCTAGCCTTTATTCGGCGACCAAGTTTGCGGCCATTGGCTTTTCCAATGCCCTCCGCTTGGAACTCATGCCTTTTGGTGTCCATGTGACGACGGTCAATCCAGGCCCCATTCGGACTAGTTTCTTTGATCAGGCAGATCCTGACGGAAGCTATGTCAAGGCTGTGGACCGCTACATTTTGGAACCAGACTTTGTGGCTAAGAAGATCGTTAAAAACTTTGGAAAAGCAAAACGCGAGCTCAATCTTCCTTGGCTCTTGAACCTGACCCACAAGCTCTATACCCTATTCCCACGCATCTCGGACAAGCTGGCCAGCAAGATGTTTAATTACAAATAGGAGGAGCCAGATGGCAGCTAATATTCAAGCCTATTTAGAAAACATCCGGAAACCTTGGGGACAGATCTATTATGATATTCTTTTTGACCAATTACAGGACATCAAGGGAAAGCAAGTCCTTGATTTTGGCAGTGGCTTTGGCCTGGTGGCCAACCACCTGGCGCAAGACAATCAAGTCCTTGCTGTGGAGCCTAATGAAGAAATGGTAGCTTTGCGGGCCCAAGAACATTCCTACCAGCAACTGGTAGGAAGTCTGGACCAGTTAGCAAGCCTTGAAGATGCCAGCTTTGATGTCATCCTTTGCCATAATGTCTTGGAGTATGTAGAGGATCGCAAGCTAGTTCTTGAAGAATTTACCCGTCTCTTGAAACCAGATGGTCTCCTATCCATCGTCAAGCACAATGAGGTTGGACGCGTCCTGCAGACCGTCGTCTTTGAAGATGATACTCAGAAAGCGCTCGATCTCCTAGCAGGTCAGGATCTGGAAACCCACTCCATGGGCTTGGCCCAGGCCTATGATCTAGATAGAGCAGTAGAAGACCTAGCCCTCGAAGTTCAGGCCTACCAAGGAATTCGTGTCTTTTACGCCTTGCAGGACAATCGCTTTAAAGGACAAGAAGGCTGGCGAGAGTCTATGCTCAAGATGGAGCTGGCCGTTTGCCAAGAGTCCCCTTACAGAGATATCGCCTTCTTCCAGCACTATACCCTAAAAAGGAGTTAAGATGTTAGAGTACAAACAAGAGATTCCACCGATGACAGACCTAGTCGCACTCTACAGCTCGGTCGGCTGGACCAATTATACCAATAACCCAACTATGCTAGAAGAGGCTGTCAAAGCCAGTCTCTGGCAGTTAGCAGTCTATGATAAGGAAGAGCAGGTCGCTTACATTCGCTTGGTAGGAGATGGGCACTCAGTTCTGTTGGTGCAAGATCTCTTGGTGCGACCAGATCATCAGAGGCAAGGTATCGGAAAGAAACTCCTAGAAGAGGCTTTAGCGACCTTTCCTAATGTCTATCAACGGCTTCTTGTCACTGAATGTAGCGAGAAAAATCTTGCCTTTTACCAATCCCTTGGCTTTGTCGAATTGTCAGAGCAAGCCTGTACGGGGATGATTTATAATAATTGACGGAGAGAGAGTGGGACAGAAATCGGTAATTCGTTAGAATTCGATTTCGTCGTCCCACCTCCGCACAGTTGAGTAGGGCTGTAAAAGTTGATGAAATCAGCCTAGTAGAGCCCACTCAACCACTGCGTCTTGCTCAACAATCCAAAGACAATTGAGAGGCTAGGACTTTTGCACCGGCCTCTTTTTTTGTTTTTCCTGACATTACTCGTAAATAATGGTAGAATAGAGCTAGATTATTGAGTACCTTGATCAGCATTTCAAATTATGAGAACCCTTCATCCTATAGTTCTTGCTCGTTATCTATCCAACTTTTGGAAGTTTTCTGTTTTTGGAGGTAGATCTATGAAAAACAAACCTTATTCTTTTTTATTCCTAGTTCCCATCCTATTCTTAACGATGTTCCTAACCAGTTGTAAGATCATGACATCGAGCGATTACAAAAAGGCTAAAGAAGTTGTTAGCGGTGAGCTTACTCACGTTGGTTTGTATGGCAAAGTTACCATCACTAACTTGTCCTGGACTGCCCTAGAATTCCCAACTTATAACGTAAGCTACGCTTACTCTGAGACAACTTACGATGATCAAACGGTACGATTGGAACATGATGCAACTTTTCATGATGACTGGTCAAGTTCATCTATTACTAATCTTCCGGACTATAAGAAAGTGTTTTTAGAGCAGAAATCCATAAAAAATATCGAGGAAAAACTAGAGAAGGAAATAAAGAAGCAATCTCTCGGCCTTCCAATTGAATTCTTTATCGTTTTAAGTAACTTTTATCCTGATGAAAAAGAGGAAATTCTGGATAGCATCGCTAAGCAAAATCTCAAAGAAGGAAAGAAGGACTTTGCCGGCTACTATCAAATCCCTTTTCAAACCTTGATAGATCAAGAGTTAATCCGTATGACCATTTATGTAGATGATACCGTGTCCGTTAAGGAGCAAGACCTAAAAGCGGCAGCTAAAAAGCTAGATGCGAGCAAACTACCGAATGGTTCCTATAGTTTCTATTATTCCAATCGTAAAGATGATTCGGAAGACACGCTCAGATACTCCTTCAAAGTTAAAGATGGTCAAGTTGTTTTTTCTGAAGATCAAAAGGATGAACTAGAGGATTAAACTAAAAAGAGTATTCTTGAGTAACCTAGTAAGGCTTAACAAATCTATTTTTATAATGCTACTTAAATGAGAGTGGGACAGAAATCGGTAATTCGTTAGAATTCGATTTCGTCGTCCCACCTCCGCACAGTTGAGTAGGGCTGTAAAAGCTGATGAAATCAGCGTAGTAGAGCCCAGTCACCACTGCGTCTTGCTCGACAATCCAAAGACAATTGAGAGGCTAGGACTTTTGTCCCAGCCTCATTATTTATTTGACTGACAAAAGAGAGAATTGATGGTAAAATGAGGGGGAGATTAGGAGGAGTTGTTTATGCCCAAGTTATTTAAGTCAAAGTTGTTTTTATTTACTTTATTCGTCGTGGTAGTTGGCTCTGTGTACTCTATCAAAGAACAAATTCGTATAAGAGAATTGCGTCAGTATGTTCAATGGAAACCGAGGCCAGTCATTAAGGACTATGAATTTATTCATAACGGGGAAGCACTAGTCATCGAATGGGACGATG
Protein-coding sequences here:
- a CDS encoding DUF3042 family protein; this translates as MAKGFGKGFVTGVAGTVAAVAGAVYTFKKKVIEPEEQKAAFIEENRKKAARRRVSH
- the miaA gene encoding tRNA (adenosine(37)-N6)-dimethylallyltransferase MiaA, translated to MKNKIIVIVGPTAVGKTALAIEVAQRFQGEVISGDSQQVYRTLDIGTAKASPEEQAAAPHHLIDVREVTETYSAYDFVTEASQAIEEIQGRGRLPIIAGGTGLYVQSLLEGYHLGGDVPHQDILAYRESLSPLTDEELFDRVAKEGIEIPQINRRRAMRALEIAHFGQDLENQAPAYEPYIICLDDDRQALYDRINRRVDLMVKQGLLEEAQWLYDNHPEVQAAKGIGYKELFPYFKGEQSLEEALEQLKQNTRRFAKRQLTWFRNRMTVHFYQIGEEGFKERVLQDIERFLNDRN
- a CDS encoding SDR family NAD(P)-dependent oxidoreductase; this encodes MRTIIITGASGGLAQEMVKLLPEDRLILLGRNQEKLEDLYASHPQAECIGIDITDPSAIQQLVEELYQRYGKIDVLVNNAGYGIFEEFDSISDQQVREMFEVNTFALMQFSRLVGAHMKVAGKGHIVNIVSMAGLVATAKSSLYSATKFAAIGFSNALRLELMPFGVHVTTVNPGPIRTSFFDQADPDGSYVKAVDRYILEPDFVAKKIVKNFGKAKRELNLPWLLNLTHKLYTLFPRISDKLASKMFNYK
- a CDS encoding class I SAM-dependent methyltransferase, yielding MAANIQAYLENIRKPWGQIYYDILFDQLQDIKGKQVLDFGSGFGLVANHLAQDNQVLAVEPNEEMVALRAQEHSYQQLVGSLDQLASLEDASFDVILCHNVLEYVEDRKLVLEEFTRLLKPDGLLSIVKHNEVGRVLQTVVFEDDTQKALDLLAGQDLETHSMGLAQAYDLDRAVEDLALEVQAYQGIRVFYALQDNRFKGQEGWRESMLKMELAVCQESPYRDIAFFQHYTLKRS
- a CDS encoding cystathionine beta-lyase produces the protein MMDYLNIALSYGGYTSLDKVYLERILEGLTEEQKLQFITPPPSVINAYFAELYQKKSPEAATDYFEQVTEAFDLYQTSPSFEEDKPFVRLNLSGKAYGFCYREKGLAQVFAQQAEAISMDLLFEIAQIFPHYLVYEEEGLILMRLVNDQEVVEIKELSPLSNLEELADGSIRLTGYNQDELAQLARAYPGKIAVRSKNRTAMIYIS
- a CDS encoding GNAT family N-acetyltransferase; this translates as MLEYKQEIPPMTDLVALYSSVGWTNYTNNPTMLEEAVKASLWQLAVYDKEEQVAYIRLVGDGHSVLLVQDLLVRPDHQRQGIGKKLLEEALATFPNVYQRLLVTECSEKNLAFYQSLGFVELSEQACTGMIYNN
- a CDS encoding DUF4298 domain-containing protein; the protein is MTPIERIQEMEGHLNAYQGLIEELEACLQRVEAGQSRYIALRDYYTSQVYMDDVELSNQPDFPEEVYCGVLSEDAVYDLLDEHYQKAVEMLDLATKMLKER
- the addA gene encoding helicase-exonuclease AddAB subunit AddA translates to MKEIEFLSPSQIQDLQIQEAQSDKEPKRTPEQIEAIYSSGTNILVSASAGSGKTFVMVQRILDQLHRGISIQQLFVSTFTVKAATELKERLEKELEKSLKASQDEELKHHLAQQIAELPTSDIGTMDAFTQRLVSKYGYLLGLSPTFRILQSASEQYLLKNDCFEQVFERFYEEQGTDLLFSRLVKNFTGKGKSLAGFKDQVYALVDFLQSTADPQAWLEESFLKGYQDLDYDEALDQLAQEVKEQLFELESFFTFHLANEGQAFAGAKYQENVTAIQDLIASLNEKSSQEAIFEVLERVVLISRASGGRSLAITTRKEDLKELATAFNDERKERIEALRAAASQHYQLTYQIRFKDEPLPLLVLLRDFVQAFSTAYLERKKQENAFEFGDISHFAIQILEEFPHIRSLYQERYHEVMVDEYQDTNHTQERMLELLSNGHNRFMVGDIKQSIYRFRQADPQIFNDKFKAYQEEGADGKLILLKENFRSHVEVLEATNHVFERLMDEEVGEILYDQSHRLIAGNPEKKEPTPAYETEFLLYDGSQDVAEATEVAEEDEQEGDGLSSGEVLLVIKEIIRLHNEEGVPFKDITLLTASRTRNDKVLSAFEAYQIPIVADGGEENYLQSVEVMVLLDTLRTINNPLQDYPLVALLKSAMFEFDEDQLARLALQGVEGKKAENLYEKLQHALDQTGSAPHLIDSSLREKLTRFMETLDAWRDYAQTHSLYDLLWKIYQDRHYYDYVGALPNGAQRQANLYALTLRANDFESSSFKGLPRFISMIDKILENQHDLANVAQAVPKDAVQLMTIHKSKGLEFPYVFILNTDKKFVGKELSTNAVISRKNGVGIKYVANLPVESDQEGLPESVRLVIETLPYQRNVEEIRLAALSEQMRLLYVAMTRAERKLYLVGKGRQDKLEERKWGASVNGRLSPALRKEINCFQDWLYAIQAVFAQQHLAYQTRFVTDQDLTPEQIGHLEMKTSLPVDDLKDNRQSDEIRRALDVLESVDRLNTQYQAAIQLPSVRTPSQIKKFYEPIQDIDGVDLMEKGDLALPSFEFPTFGKEEAVTGAAVGSALHELMQRIPLTTVPTMESLAMVLQEVNASPAVKKRIDLKKVLAFFQTDLGQLLLKESDKVHREAPFAMLKTDPASGQDFVVRGILDGYLLLEDRILLFDYKTDRYRNPQELLDRYQAQLELYAEALRRSYAVDQVESYLILLGGEQLQVVSLADRKDNS
- the rnz gene encoding ribonuclease Z, whose amino-acid sequence is MEIQFLGTGAGQPSKSRNVSSLALKLLDEINEVWLFDCGEGTQNQILETSIRPRKVSKIFITHLHGDHIFGLPGFLSSRAFQANEEQTDLEIYGPIGIKSFVLTSLRVSGSRLPYKIHFHEFDEGSLGKIMETDKFTVYAEALDHTIFCVGYRIMQKDLEGTLDADKLKAAGVPFGPLFGQVKNGQDVTLEDGTKIIAADYISAPRPGKVITILGDTRKTNASVRLAVNADVLVHESTYGKGDEKIARKHGHSTNIQASEVAREAGAKRLLLNHISARFLSKDVSQLRKDASSIFENVYVVKDLEEVEI
- the hflX gene encoding GTPase HflX, yielding MIETEKKQERVLIVGVELQGMENFDMSMEELASLAKTAGAEVVGVYTQKREKYDSKTFVGSGKLEEIAQMVDADEVSTVVVNNRLTPRQNVNLEEILGVKVIDRMQLILDIFAMRARSHEGKLQVHLAQLKYLLPRLVGQGIMLSRQAGGIGSRGPGESQLELNRRSVRNQITDIERQLKVVEKNREVVREKRLESPIFKIGLIGYTNAGKSTIMNALTSKTQYEADELFATLDATTKSIHLTGNLQVTLTDTVGFIQDLPTELVTSFKSTLEESKNVDLLVHVIDASDPNHEEHEKTVLQIMKDLEMLEIPRLTLYNKADKVADFTPTQTPYRLVSAKDPDSRTKLQDILLEKMQELFHPFTIQVPFDQAYRIHELETIAILAERSYEETGEVITGYIAPKNAWRLEEFYHHGLS